The following coding sequences lie in one Armatimonadota bacterium genomic window:
- a CDS encoding glycosyl hydrolase, whose amino-acid sequence MLAGSSLSFGQSPDQYKGLEWRFVGPFRGGRSLAVAGSPQRPKEYYFGATGGGIWKTTDGGDNWSPVSDGSLGSSSVGAIAIAPSNPDVIYAGTGERDIRGDISEGDGIYKSSDGGKTWSHIGLEATRTISRIVVDPKDPNTVWVAALGHVYGKSTERGIYKSTDGGATWHHVFFSTDHTGAVDLVVDPNHPNILLASFWDAWRTPYSLNSGGPNSGMYKSEDGGDTWTDISRNEGLPKDTLGKIGLSISPVDSNRYWAIVEAQDGGLFCSDDAGKTWRKVNEDRNWRQRAWYYTHVYADPKDKETVYVLNVGWGRSTNGGKTFSNLRPPHGDNHDLWIAPDDPQRMIEANDGGATITADGGKTFSALEMPTAQFYHVSADNAFPYNILGAQQDNSTVRIASRTFGRGITKDDWTSTAGGESGYVTPKPDDPDIVFGGSYGGDLSWYNHRTKVSRAIDPWPDNPMGHGAEDLDYRFQWTYPIVFSPNDPNLIYTCSQYVMTSHDMGQSWKKISPDLTRNDKSTLGSSGGPITKDNTSVEYYGTVFTVAESPKRRGVIWAGSDDGLIHVTMDGGKHWTDVTPPQMPKWGLVSMIDPSPFDAGTAYAAVDNHESDDYQPYAYKTTDYGKTWTPITTGIPKDTFVRVVREDHKQKNLLYAGTENGVYVSFNGGSSWQSLQNNLPVTPVHDLIWKDNDLVIATHGRGFWILDDISSLQQLAQKGDNATRLFTPRDAYPVSYGGRGDSKSGMNPPSGLVIDCYLAQPVKSLKFQITDPKGNVVQTVESGASEAGFHRTSTFLRYRSFSMPSGMILWSGFPSPITAPPGTYKLTMTADGQTFSTDFRWSKDPRTTASDADLQEKFRFQMEIVAKIDQAHKALADIKKAKEERGDKADPKWLADITAVEEAIYQTKNKSGQDPLNYPIRLNDKLAGVFSNVSGGNFRPTSQSYEVFKMLSKKLDEQLTKLAVLLKQK is encoded by the coding sequence TGGCACCGGCGAACGCGACATTCGCGGCGACATTTCCGAAGGCGACGGAATCTACAAGAGTTCTGATGGAGGTAAGACCTGGTCGCACATCGGCCTCGAAGCGACTCGAACCATCTCCCGCATCGTCGTCGATCCCAAAGACCCCAACACCGTGTGGGTAGCCGCTCTTGGCCATGTGTATGGCAAGAGCACAGAGCGGGGAATCTACAAGTCCACCGATGGCGGCGCGACCTGGCACCACGTCTTCTTCTCCACCGACCATACCGGGGCCGTTGATCTCGTCGTCGATCCGAACCACCCCAACATCCTCCTAGCCTCGTTTTGGGACGCCTGGCGCACCCCCTATTCGCTGAACTCCGGCGGACCCAATAGCGGCATGTACAAGTCCGAGGACGGCGGCGACACCTGGACGGATATCAGCCGCAACGAGGGGTTGCCCAAAGACACACTCGGGAAGATTGGCCTTTCGATTTCTCCAGTCGATTCCAACCGCTACTGGGCCATCGTCGAGGCGCAGGACGGCGGCCTCTTCTGCTCCGATGACGCCGGCAAGACCTGGCGCAAGGTCAACGAGGACCGAAACTGGCGACAGCGGGCGTGGTACTACACCCACGTTTACGCCGACCCGAAGGACAAAGAAACCGTCTACGTGCTAAACGTCGGATGGGGTCGCTCCACCAACGGCGGCAAAACCTTCTCGAACCTTCGCCCGCCCCACGGCGACAACCACGATCTTTGGATCGCCCCGGATGATCCCCAACGGATGATCGAGGCGAACGATGGCGGCGCGACCATCACCGCCGACGGTGGCAAAACCTTCAGCGCACTCGAAATGCCGACCGCGCAGTTCTACCACGTCTCCGCCGACAACGCCTTCCCATACAACATCCTCGGTGCTCAACAGGACAACAGCACCGTCCGCATCGCCAGCCGAACCTTTGGCCGAGGCATCACCAAGGACGACTGGACCAGCACGGCTGGCGGCGAATCGGGCTATGTCACACCGAAACCCGATGATCCCGACATCGTCTTCGGCGGAAGCTACGGCGGCGATCTCTCGTGGTACAACCACCGCACAAAGGTCTCTCGTGCCATTGACCCCTGGCCCGATAACCCGATGGGCCATGGAGCCGAAGACCTCGACTACCGCTTCCAGTGGACCTACCCGATCGTTTTTTCGCCCAACGATCCGAACCTGATCTACACCTGCTCACAGTACGTGATGACCAGCCACGACATGGGCCAAAGCTGGAAGAAGATCAGCCCCGACCTGACGCGGAACGACAAGTCCACTCTCGGCTCCTCGGGTGGGCCGATCACAAAAGACAACACCAGCGTGGAGTACTACGGAACCGTGTTCACCGTGGCCGAGTCGCCCAAGCGCCGAGGAGTGATTTGGGCCGGTTCGGACGATGGATTGATCCACGTGACGATGGACGGGGGTAAGCACTGGACCGATGTCACGCCGCCGCAGATGCCCAAGTGGGGTCTCGTCAGTATGATCGATCCGTCGCCGTTCGATGCCGGGACTGCCTACGCCGCCGTCGACAACCACGAAAGCGATGATTACCAGCCGTACGCCTACAAGACAACCGACTATGGCAAAACTTGGACTCCGATCACGACCGGAATCCCGAAGGACACCTTCGTTCGAGTCGTGCGCGAGGACCACAAGCAGAAGAATCTGCTCTACGCAGGTACCGAGAACGGCGTCTATGTCAGCTTCAATGGCGGCTCGTCCTGGCAATCCCTGCAGAACAATCTGCCCGTGACGCCCGTGCACGATCTGATCTGGAAAGACAACGATCTGGTGATCGCAACCCACGGGCGCGGCTTCTGGATTCTCGATGACATCTCCTCGCTTCAGCAATTGGCCCAGAAAGGCGACAACGCTACGCGTCTGTTCACGCCCCGCGACGCCTATCCGGTGTCGTACGGCGGTCGGGGCGATAGCAAGTCTGGCATGAACCCGCCCAGCGGATTGGTGATCGATTGCTACTTGGCCCAACCGGTCAAGTCTCTGAAATTCCAGATCACCGACCCGAAAGGAAACGTCGTCCAAACCGTCGAAAGCGGTGCATCCGAAGCTGGGTTCCACCGCACTAGCACCTTCCTGCGCTATCGCTCGTTCTCGATGCCGAGCGGCATGATCCTATGGTCGGGCTTCCCGTCGCCCATCACGGCTCCGCCAGGAACGTACAAGCTGACGATGACTGCCGACGGCCAGACCTTCTCGACCGACTTCCGCTGGTCGAAGGACCCGCGCACGACGGCGAGCGACGCCGACCTGCAGGAGAAATTCCGATTCCAGATGGAGATCGTCGCCAAGATCGATCAGGCTCACAAGGCGCTGGCCGACATCAAGAAGGCGAAGGAAGAGCGAGGCGACAAGGCCGATCCGAAATGGCTGGCCGACATAACCGCCGTCGAAGAAGCGATCTACCAGACCAAAAATAAAAGCGGCCAGGATCCCCTCAACTATCCGATCCGTCTCAATGACAAGCTCGCGGGTGTCTTCAGCAACGTGTCGGGTGGCAATTTCCGGCCCACCAGCCAGTCGTACGAAGTCTTCAAGATGCTCTCGAAGAAGCTCGACGAACAATTGACCAAGCTCGCGGTTCTGCTCAAACAGAAATAA
- a CDS encoding c-type cytochrome, whose amino-acid sequence MVRPIYVFAGLATVISCSSFVGGTKSQADQQKSDYEKSTKVKRSGVNVTQLYNDTCAKCHGVNAEGGGGGTQSLLTVDKFDEKWDKPFFDATRNGVPTMGMEAYGDTMSDQEVWALVVHIRELQYKAIRPMTAPKNTNGVFQTQYYKYRIETVVDKDQGLKTPWCTAWLPDGTMLVTNRSGYLTVVKGGKVVSRVDNLPASTEIGQGGLMEVAVHPDYAKNGWIYLTVADPKEGNRREAFTRTYRGRLKFDGDKVTWTDQQDIFKVPIDNYNGSGIHYGGKIVFDGKGHIFITQGERGNGPLAQRLDKPNGKIFRLNEDGSIPKDNPFVNTPGAIPAIWTYGHRNPQGLAMDDKGDLYDTEHAPRGGDELNHIVPGTNYGWPVITFGINYNDSSLEVPWPTADQKFKMPITRWLPSSATSGLRVYKGSPFSKWNGDLLAGGLAGKVIDRVRVKNEKVVERETILFNLGRVRDIAIGPDGFVYVTVNEPDIVVRLVPVQ is encoded by the coding sequence ATGGTCCGTCCGATTTATGTCTTTGCCGGTCTGGCAACCGTTATTTCTTGTTCGTCGTTTGTTGGGGGTACTAAATCTCAGGCTGACCAGCAAAAAAGCGATTACGAAAAGAGTACTAAAGTTAAACGCAGTGGCGTGAATGTCACTCAACTTTATAACGATACTTGTGCCAAATGTCACGGCGTTAACGCCGAGGGCGGCGGTGGCGGCACCCAATCCCTTCTCACCGTCGACAAGTTCGACGAGAAGTGGGACAAGCCGTTTTTCGACGCCACTCGCAACGGCGTTCCGACGATGGGAATGGAGGCCTACGGCGACACGATGTCGGACCAAGAAGTCTGGGCCCTGGTCGTCCACATTCGAGAGCTTCAATACAAGGCGATCCGCCCAATGACTGCGCCGAAAAACACGAACGGCGTTTTCCAAACTCAGTACTACAAATATCGGATAGAAACCGTGGTCGATAAGGACCAAGGATTGAAGACACCTTGGTGTACGGCTTGGCTCCCCGACGGCACCATGCTCGTTACCAATCGCTCGGGCTACCTCACCGTGGTCAAGGGTGGCAAAGTCGTGTCGAGGGTCGACAATTTGCCCGCTTCAACGGAAATCGGCCAGGGCGGCCTGATGGAGGTTGCGGTTCACCCAGACTACGCCAAAAACGGCTGGATATACCTGACCGTTGCCGATCCCAAAGAAGGAAACCGCCGAGAAGCGTTCACCCGCACGTATCGTGGCCGCCTCAAATTTGATGGCGACAAAGTAACCTGGACCGACCAGCAGGACATCTTCAAGGTGCCGATCGACAACTACAATGGGTCGGGCATCCACTACGGCGGCAAAATCGTCTTCGACGGCAAGGGTCACATTTTCATCACTCAGGGTGAGCGCGGCAACGGACCCCTGGCCCAACGCCTCGACAAGCCAAACGGCAAAATCTTCCGCCTAAACGAAGACGGGTCGATCCCCAAGGACAATCCCTTTGTGAATACTCCCGGCGCGATCCCCGCGATCTGGACCTACGGCCATCGCAACCCGCAGGGGCTGGCGATGGATGACAAAGGCGACTTGTACGACACCGAGCACGCACCCCGTGGCGGCGACGAACTCAACCACATCGTTCCCGGCACGAATTACGGTTGGCCGGTGATCACCTTCGGCATCAACTATAACGACTCGTCGTTAGAGGTGCCCTGGCCGACCGCCGATCAGAAGTTCAAAATGCCGATCACTCGATGGTTGCCGTCCAGCGCCACGTCTGGCCTGCGCGTGTACAAAGGGTCGCCCTTCTCCAAGTGGAACGGCGACCTGTTGGCCGGTGGTCTAGCTGGCAAAGTGATCGACCGTGTCAGGGTGAAGAACGAGAAAGTGGTCGAGCGAGAAACGATTTTGTTCAACCTTGGCCGAGTTCGCGACATCGCCATCGGACCGGATGGTTTCGTGTACGTGACCGTCAATGAACCCGATATCGTCGTCCGCCTTGTGCCAGTCCAGTAG
- a CDS encoding tyrosine-type recombinase/integrase has protein sequence MAEKGMDQHIQHFLDHLRARRSEATVRAYGADLSQLAEFTDGEFSFDTETLRRFLRKHGGSPRTRARKLSTLRTFAKYLRVSEVIDRDPTEPLEAPFRRRNLPKSLNQPQTVDLLDQGDVGRTPKRDRAILELIYSAGLRAAETIGLELGDLNFSDNSVRVIGKGDKERITFFGGAAARAVQEYVEGERVLPVANDALFTNDKGGRLTTRTVQKIVKRWALAVGLPPETSPHTLRHTFATHLLDGGADLKTVQQLLGHSSLATTQIYTHVSIERLHETVQKAHPKGKA, from the coding sequence ATGGCCGAGAAGGGAATGGACCAACACATCCAGCATTTTCTCGACCATCTGCGCGCAAGGCGTTCGGAAGCGACGGTTCGCGCGTACGGGGCCGACCTGAGTCAGCTTGCCGAGTTCACGGACGGCGAGTTTTCGTTCGACACCGAGACGCTGCGGCGATTTCTGCGCAAGCATGGTGGGAGTCCGCGCACTCGGGCGCGAAAGCTATCGACGCTGCGGACGTTCGCCAAGTACCTTCGCGTTTCGGAGGTGATCGACCGGGACCCCACCGAGCCGTTGGAAGCTCCGTTCCGTCGTCGAAACCTGCCCAAAAGCCTGAACCAGCCGCAGACCGTCGATTTGCTTGATCAGGGGGACGTGGGACGAACGCCGAAGCGGGATCGCGCGATTTTGGAGCTGATCTATTCGGCGGGTCTTCGGGCGGCCGAGACGATCGGCCTCGAACTTGGTGACCTCAATTTCTCGGATAACTCGGTTCGGGTTATCGGTAAGGGCGACAAGGAGCGGATCACCTTCTTCGGCGGGGCGGCGGCACGGGCGGTGCAGGAATACGTCGAGGGTGAGCGGGTTTTGCCGGTGGCGAACGACGCTTTGTTCACGAATGATAAGGGTGGGCGGTTAACGACGCGCACGGTTCAGAAGATCGTGAAGCGATGGGCTCTGGCGGTCGGTTTGCCGCCGGAGACGTCGCCGCACACGTTGCGGCATACGTTTGCGACGCACCTGCTGGACGGGGGCGCCGACTTGAAGACGGTTCAGCAGTTGTTAGGTCATTCTAGCCTGGCGACGACGCAGATTTACACGCACGTCAGCATCGAGCGCCTACACGAAACGGTTCAGAAGGCGCATCCGAAGGGTAAGGCTTGA
- the fabF gene encoding beta-ketoacyl-ACP synthase II — MSFPPEPSGRVVVTGVGAVTPLGTGVDVFWPRVVAGESGVRRITNIDPTPYATQVAAEVPDFNIEDWYCENFEKKDARRMDKFIHFAIASARQALDDSGIELTEDLRNEFGVLIGTGVGGLGIMYDNTAFIHGGKPDRVSPFFVPYMIADMASGMVSIINDLRGPNHTVVSACSTGANAIGDSYEMIKRGDAVAMLAGGTEAAINDIGIAGFCACRAMTNRNDEPLRASRPFDVDRDGFVMGEGSAVLVLEDRDHAIARGAKIYAEIIGYGMSADAYHITSPHPEGRGAAKSMTMALRKAKLQPEQIDYINAHGTSTPVGDPMEVSAVKKVFGDHAYKLAMSSTKSMHGHTLGAAGAIESLICILAMRDGVMPPTINLENPDPACDLNHVPNVAQKRELTYVLNNSFGFGGHNVSLIMTKG; from the coding sequence ATGAGCTTTCCGCCCGAACCATCCGGGCGTGTCGTTGTTACCGGCGTCGGTGCGGTCACTCCGCTCGGCACCGGTGTAGACGTCTTTTGGCCCCGAGTCGTCGCCGGCGAGTCTGGGGTACGCCGGATTACCAACATCGACCCGACCCCGTATGCCACGCAGGTCGCGGCCGAAGTGCCTGACTTCAACATCGAAGACTGGTACTGTGAAAACTTCGAAAAGAAGGATGCCCGGCGAATGGATAAGTTCATCCATTTTGCCATTGCCTCCGCCCGACAGGCCCTCGACGATTCGGGGATCGAGCTGACCGAGGACCTCCGAAATGAATTCGGTGTGCTCATCGGCACCGGCGTCGGCGGGTTGGGGATCATGTACGACAACACCGCGTTCATTCACGGCGGAAAGCCGGATCGCGTGTCGCCGTTCTTTGTTCCCTACATGATCGCGGACATGGCTAGCGGCATGGTCTCGATCATCAACGATTTGCGCGGGCCGAACCACACCGTGGTTTCCGCCTGCTCGACCGGGGCGAACGCCATCGGCGATTCGTACGAAATGATCAAGCGCGGCGACGCCGTCGCGATGCTTGCGGGCGGCACCGAAGCGGCGATAAACGACATCGGCATCGCGGGATTCTGCGCTTGCCGAGCCATGACGAACCGAAACGACGAACCCCTGCGGGCCTCGCGGCCGTTCGATGTCGACCGAGACGGATTTGTGATGGGCGAAGGCTCAGCAGTTTTGGTCTTGGAGGATCGCGACCACGCGATCGCTAGAGGCGCGAAGATTTATGCCGAGATCATCGGCTACGGTATGTCGGCCGATGCTTACCACATCACATCTCCCCACCCCGAAGGACGCGGCGCGGCAAAGTCGATGACGATGGCGCTTCGCAAGGCGAAGCTTCAGCCAGAGCAGATCGACTACATCAACGCTCATGGCACTTCGACGCCGGTTGGCGATCCGATGGAGGTCTCGGCGGTGAAGAAGGTTTTTGGCGATCATGCCTACAAGCTGGCGATGAGTTCGACGAAGTCGATGCACGGGCATACGCTCGGCGCGGCGGGCGCGATCGAGTCGCTGATCTGCATCCTGGCGATGCGAGATGGCGTTATGCCACCGACGATCAACCTGGAGAATCCTGATCCGGCGTGCGACCTGAACCACGTTCCGAACGTGGCTCAGAAGCGAGAATTGACCTATGTGCTGAACAATTCGTTCGGGTTCGGCGGACATAACGTGTCGCTGATCATGACGAAGGGCTGA
- a CDS encoding acyl carrier protein, with amino-acid sequence MSNDIFERVKKVTVEELDVKPEEVTMEASFTDDLGADSLDVVELVMAFEDEFEIDIPDEEVGEIKTVGNAVDYISKKKS; translated from the coding sequence ATGTCTAACGACATTTTTGAGCGCGTAAAAAAGGTCACCGTCGAAGAACTCGACGTCAAGCCGGAAGAAGTGACCATGGAAGCCAGCTTCACCGACGATCTTGGTGCAGATTCTCTCGACGTTGTCGAACTCGTCATGGCTTTTGAAGACGAATTCGAAATCGACATCCCCGACGAGGAAGTAGGCGAGATCAAGACGGTCGGCAACGCCGTAGACTACATCTCCAAGAAGAAAAGCTAA
- a CDS encoding FAD-dependent oxidoreductase gives MTGEKCDILIVGGGTGGVAAAMMACDLGHHVILTEETDWVGGQLTSQIVPPDEHPWIEQFGCTHRYRTYRNRVRQYYFDHRRLGAATKRLVDFNPGGGWVSRLCHEPKVGHAVLESMLLPYVRSGHLTIRLGLKPHSAEVAGDEVRSVRFVDLTTGGFVQIESTIFIDATELGDLLPMSGTEYVVGAESKAETQEPNAVDGPTEPDNVQGITWCFALGYDEDGDHRITKPEQYDKWKDWGPDFWPGPLLGFQILNPHTLEVRELPLFGKDPSDWYSLFRYRQVVRPEIYENPDQYRPVTIANWPQNDYFEATITDVDPLPSGDHVPDGFDVPGAMGPVSASRLYDAKQLSLSVVYWLQNQAPRHDGQPGAYPGVFMDGGISDTSDGFAKYPYIRESRRIVAQYTVKEQDVAAYTNPNMDRAPSFDDSVGIGAYRIDLHPSTNGKNTIDTSTLPFEIPARSLIPVRMRNLIPACKNIGTTHITNGCYRLHPVEWNIGEAAGAMASLCVSHGEPVQAIVTKIEELQALLTSQGIEIRWPKLSAL, from the coding sequence CTGATTGGGTCGGCGGTCAGTTGACCTCGCAGATCGTGCCGCCGGACGAGCATCCGTGGATCGAGCAGTTCGGGTGTACGCACCGCTATCGCACTTACCGAAATCGAGTGCGACAGTATTACTTTGACCATCGACGGCTGGGCGCCGCGACAAAGAGGCTGGTGGACTTCAATCCCGGCGGCGGATGGGTCAGCCGACTTTGCCATGAGCCCAAGGTTGGGCATGCCGTCTTGGAATCGATGCTTTTGCCTTACGTTCGAAGTGGGCACCTGACAATACGACTCGGCTTGAAGCCACATAGCGCCGAGGTTGCGGGGGATGAGGTTCGGAGCGTGCGGTTCGTCGATCTGACGACGGGAGGCTTCGTGCAGATTGAGTCCACGATCTTCATCGACGCCACCGAGCTAGGCGACCTGCTCCCGATGTCGGGCACCGAATATGTGGTGGGCGCGGAGTCGAAAGCCGAGACCCAAGAGCCGAACGCGGTGGACGGTCCGACTGAGCCGGACAATGTGCAGGGCATCACGTGGTGCTTCGCGCTGGGCTACGACGAGGATGGCGACCACCGGATTACGAAGCCGGAGCAATACGATAAGTGGAAGGATTGGGGTCCCGATTTCTGGCCCGGTCCGCTTTTGGGCTTTCAGATATTGAATCCGCACACGCTGGAAGTCCGGGAGTTGCCGCTTTTTGGCAAAGACCCGAGCGACTGGTATTCCCTTTTTCGGTATCGCCAAGTCGTACGGCCCGAAATTTACGAGAATCCCGACCAGTATCGGCCCGTCACCATCGCCAACTGGCCCCAGAACGACTACTTTGAGGCAACGATCACCGACGTGGACCCTTTGCCCTCAGGCGACCACGTTCCCGACGGTTTTGACGTTCCCGGTGCCATGGGTCCGGTTTCGGCGAGCCGACTCTATGACGCCAAGCAGTTGTCGCTTTCCGTGGTGTACTGGCTTCAGAACCAAGCTCCACGGCATGACGGCCAGCCCGGAGCTTATCCCGGCGTTTTCATGGACGGCGGAATTTCCGATACTTCCGACGGGTTTGCGAAGTATCCCTACATTCGCGAGTCGCGGCGAATCGTAGCGCAATACACGGTGAAGGAGCAGGACGTGGCGGCCTACACCAATCCGAATATGGATCGAGCGCCGTCGTTTGACGATTCGGTTGGCATAGGGGCGTATCGCATCGATCTTCACCCCAGCACCAACGGTAAGAACACGATCGACACTTCGACCCTTCCGTTCGAAATTCCGGCGAGGTCGCTGATTCCTGTTCGGATGAGAAACCTGATACCGGCGTGCAAGAACATTGGGACGACGCACATCACAAACGGGTGCTATCGACTGCATCCGGTCGAGTGGAATATCGGCGAGGCAGCGGGGGCGATGGCCTCCCTTTGCGTATCCCACGGCGAGCCCGTACAGGCGATCGTGACAAAAATCGAAGAATTGCAGGCATTGCTCACGAGCCAAGGAATTGAAATTCGATGGCCGAAATTAAGTGCACTTTAG